One Brassica napus cultivar Da-Ae chromosome C2, Da-Ae, whole genome shotgun sequence DNA window includes the following coding sequences:
- the LOC106380959 gene encoding NDR1/HIN1-like protein 26: MSTISETSPKHCAKKGGININNRRKKLFFTFSTFFSGLLLIIFLIWLILHPAKPEFSLTEADIYTLNVSSSTTHPLNSSIQLTIFSKNPNKKVGIYYDKLLVYAAYRGQQITSEASLPPFYQSHEEINLLTAFLQGTELPVAQSFGYQMVRDRSAGRVIIGMKMDGKLRWKIGTFVSGAYRFNVNCVALVAFGPNMTTSPLGSIQGTRCSTDI, from the coding sequence ATGTCTACAATATCTGAAACTTCTCCAAAACATTGCGCCAAGAAAGGAGGGATTAACATCAACAACCGTCGCAAGAAACTATTCTTCACGTTCTCTACTTTCTTCAGTGGCCTTctcctcatcatcttcctcatttGGCTCATCCTCCATCCCGCGAAACCCGAGTTCTCCCTCACGGAAGCCGATATCTACACCCTCAATgtctcctcctccaccactCATCCCCTCAACTCCTCAATCCAGCTCACTATCTTCTCCAAAAACCCTAACAAAAAAGTAGGAATATACTACGACAAGCTACTCGTATACGCAGCATATAGAGGACAACAAATAACATCAGAGGCTTCTCTACCGCCTTTCTATCAATCTCACGAGGAAATCAATCTTTTAACAGCGTTTCTCCAAGGGACTGAGCTTCCGGTTGCTCAGTCCTTTGGTTATCAAATGGTTCGTGATCGGTCAGCCGGTAGAGTAATCATCGGTATGAAGATGGACGGGAAGCTAAGGTGGAAGATTGGGACATTTGTCTCTGGCGCATACCGGTTTAATGTGAATTGTGTTGCACTAGTGGCTTTTGGACCGAACATGACCACTTCTCCATTAGGTTCAATACAGGGGACTCGTTGCTCAACAGATATATGA
- the LOC106377904 gene encoding RNA-binding protein 38-like isoform X2, whose protein sequence is MSLPNDIETKIYVAGLPWITKTESLRNYFEQFGEIVYANVVCDRATKRSKGFGFITFKEAESANRACEDPNPTIDGRKTNCKLAYLGARVHNNQSNKNGLAICVLPYWNQYYWQYYQQYYQHYPWFSTYPY, encoded by the exons ATGTCTCTACCAAACGATATAGAGACAAAGATATATGTTGCGGGTTTGCCTTGGATCACAAAAACTGAAAGCCTTCGGaattactttgaacaatttggAGAAATTGTTTATGCAAATGTTGTTTGTGATAGAGCAACCAAACGATCAAAGGGTTTCGGATTT ATCACGTTTAAAGAAGCTGAATCTGCAAATAGAGCTTGCGAGGATCCGAATCCGACTATAGACGGACGAAAGACCAATTGCAAACTTGCTTATCTTGGTGCTAGGGTTCACaataatcaatcaaacaaaaacg GTCTAGCTATTTGTGTATTACCCTACTG GAACCAGTATTATTGGCAGTATTATCAGCAGTATTACCAACATTACCCTTGGTTTAGCACCTATCCGTATTAA
- the LOC106377904 gene encoding RNA-binding protein 38-like isoform X1 codes for MSLPNDIETKIYVAGLPWITKTESLRNYFEQFGEIVYANVVCDRATKRSKGFGFITFKEAESANRACEDPNPTIDGRKTNCKLAYLGARVHNNQSNKNGLVSIFPNLINCLQRYFHVIIVVLVTAGLAICVLPYWNQYYWQYYQQYYQHYPWFSTYPY; via the exons ATGTCTCTACCAAACGATATAGAGACAAAGATATATGTTGCGGGTTTGCCTTGGATCACAAAAACTGAAAGCCTTCGGaattactttgaacaatttggAGAAATTGTTTATGCAAATGTTGTTTGTGATAGAGCAACCAAACGATCAAAGGGTTTCGGATTT ATCACGTTTAAAGAAGCTGAATCTGCAAATAGAGCTTGCGAGGATCCGAATCCGACTATAGACGGACGAAAGACCAATTGCAAACTTGCTTATCTTGGTGCTAGGGTTCACaataatcaatcaaacaaaaacgGTTTAGTCTCAATTTTCCCCAATTTGATTAATTGTTTGCAGCGATACTTTCACGTTATAATAGTTGTTCTCGTAACCGCAGGTCTAGCTATTTGTGTATTACCCTACTG GAACCAGTATTATTGGCAGTATTATCAGCAGTATTACCAACATTACCCTTGGTTTAGCACCTATCCGTATTAA
- the LOC106379296 gene encoding uncharacterized protein LOC106379296, whose translation MGGIIAATTPTAKERISSSIQCPMLTTTNYTVWSMRMKATLKVHKVWEAIEPGVNEVEKNDMARALLFQSIPETLILTVGNLDTSKDVWEAIKARHVGADRVHEARLQTLMEDFRRLKMKESETIDEFSGKLAELSSKSSALGEDIEESKLVKKFLSSLPRKKYIHIISALEQVLNLNTTTFEDIVGRLKAYEERIQDSDQEEEQGKLMYTNMDSQSQNPQGSYGRGRGRYNNNRGRGRGRYNQRDWRQGRDASKVVCYRCDKTGHYVYDCPDRLLKLQETQENENESTREAEELMMHEVVYLNEEKVMPSRFESHSDKDNIWYLDNGANNHMTGNRDYFTKIDEKITWKVRFGDDSRIDIKGKGSILFASKDGKKKILSDVYFIPDLRSNIISLGQATEAGCDVRMKDDYLTLYDRDGNLLIKSVRSKNRLYKVAMDVENNRCLQASKEDDSAVWHARLGHVNIDTMKTMISRDIVTGIPRISIEKETCASCLLGKLTRRVFPKATTYRATNVLELIHGDLCGPISPPTAASNRYVFVLIDDHSRYMWTILMKEKSEAFVKFKAFKNLVEQETGERIKTFRTDRGGEFTSLEFQAYCKSQGIQRHLTAPYSPQQNGVVERRNRTLMEMTRSIMKHMKVPNWLWGEVVRHSTYLINRVATRTLKTQTPYESLKKKKPNVGHLRVFGCVCYAKTEAPHLKKLDDRSRVLVHLGVEPGTKAYRLFDPKVRRAVVSRDVVFDELRSWEWETKGKEATGDQSLITYPSLDGENERIATEEAANDDEAIKDSANDDFIVKEETYSDEDDEPTEEQPSLRRSTRETTRPSYLDDYVLFLEELETEHILLLVNEEPWDWNEAKVERAIGLKWVFKIKRNADGTIKKYKARLVAKGYVQRHGIDFEEVFAPVARIETVRVIIALAASNGWEIHHLDVKTAFLDGDLLEEVYVSQLEGFKVKGSENKVYRLHKALYGLRQAPRA comes from the exons ATGGGGGGTATAATAGCAGCAACAACACCTACGGCAAAGGAGAGAATTTCATCGTCAATTCAATGCCCAATGCTTACAACTACAAACTATACGGTATGGAGCATGAGGATGAAAGCGACACTTAAGGTACATAAAGTCTGGGAAGCGATAGAACCAGGAGTGAATGAGGTCGAAAAAAACGACATGGCTCGAGCACTTCTCTTTCAATCAATACCAGAAACCCTAATACTAACCGTTGGCAACCTGGATACCTCAAAAGACGTATGGGAAGCGATAAAAGCTAGACATGTGGGAGCAGATAGAGTTCATGAGGCAAGACTACAAACCTTAATGGAAGACTtcagaagattgaagatgaagGAATCAGAAACCATTGATGAGTTCTCTGGGAAACTTGCTGAGTTATCTTCCAAGTCATCAGCCCTAGGTGAAGATATCGAAGAATCCAAGCTTGTGAAGAAGTTTTTGAGCAGTCTCCCACGAAAGAAGTACATCCATATCATATCTGCGCTGGAACAAGTCTTAAACCTGAATACAACGACGTTTGAAGACATCGTCGGTAGGTTAAAAGCCTATGAAGAACGGATTCAAGATAGTGATCAAGAGGAAGAGCAAGGAAAGCTTATGTATACAAACATGGATTCACAAAGTCAAAATCCGCAGGGCAGCTATGGTAGAGGCAGAGGACGTTACAACAACAATCGAGGAAGGGGGCGTGGTAGATATAATCAGCGTGACTGGAGACAGGGGAGAGATGCGTCTAAAGTTGTATGTTATCGGTGTGATAAAACAGGGCATTATGTTTACGATTGCCCTGATCGTTTACTTAAACTCCAAGAAACACAGGAGAATGAAAACGAAAGCACACGAGAAGCAGAGGAGTTAATGATGCACGAAGTTGTGTATCTCAACGAAGAGAAAGTTATGCCAAGCAGGTTCGAGTCTCATTCCGATAAAGACAACATATGGTATTTGGACAATGGGGCAAATAATCACATGACTGGAAACCGTGATTATTTCACTAAGATTGATGAAAAGATCACATGGAAAGTTAGGTTTGGTGATGACTCCAGGATAGATATAAAAGGGAAGGGATCAATTCTTTTTGCTAGTAAGGATGGCAAGAAGAAAATACTATCTGATGTCTACTTCATTCCGGATCTAAGAAGTAATATTATCAGTCTTGGTCAAGCAACGGAGGCTGGTTGTGATGTAAGAATGAAAGATGATTACTTGACTCTATACGATCGTGACggcaacctattgatcaaatcAGTTCGATCTAAAAACCGACTCTACAAAGTGGCCATGGACGTGGAGAACAATAGGTGCTTGCAGGCCTCGAAGGAAGATGACTCGGCTGTGTGGCATGCAAGACTCGGACATGTAAACATCGACACCATGAAAACAATGATAAGCAGAGACATTGTCACAGGTATTCCGAGAATATCTATTGAGAAAGAAACATGTGCCTCCTGTCTTCTGGGAAAACTAACGCGTCGAGTATTTCCCAAAGCAACGACGTACCGTGCCACCAACGTTCTGGAGCTCATTCACGGAGACCTCTGTGGACCCATCTCACCTCCAACCGCAGCAAGTAATAGGTATGTATTTGTTCTGATTGATGATCATTCCAGATACATGTGGACCATCCTAATGAAAGAAAAAAGCGAGGCATTTGTCAAATTCAAAGCATTTAAGAATCTTGTCGAGCAAGAAACTGGAGAAAGAATCAAAACCTTCCGAACAGATCGAGGTGGTGAATTTACGTCTCTCGAGTTCCAAGCCTATTGCAAGAGTCAAGGGATACAGCGACATCTAACAGCTCCGTACTCACCACAACAGAACGGAGTCGTAGAGAGACGTAATAGGACATTAATGGAGATGACAAGAAGCATTATGAAGCATATGAAAGTGCCAAATTGGTTGTGGGGTGAGGTAGTCAGACATTCAACATACTTGATCAACCGGGTAGCAACAAGAACCTTGAAAACACAGACTCCATACGAGAGtcttaagaagaagaagccaaacgTGGGTCACTTACGTGTTTTCGGTTGTGTCTGCTACGCAAAAACTGAAGCTCCTCATCTAAAGAAACTAGACGATAGATCTCGAGTGTTGGTGCATCTTGGTGTTGAACCAGGAACAAAAGCTTATCGCTTATTTGACCCAAAGGTGCGCAGAGCGGTCGTCAGTAGGGATGTTGTTTTCGATGAACTCAGGAGCTGGGAATGGGAAACAAAAGGAAAGGAAGCAACAGGAGATCAGAGTTTGATCACATACCCGAGTCTTGATGGTGAGAATGAAAGAATTGCGACTGAAGAAGCCGCTAACGATGATGAAGCAATCAAGGATTCAGCTAACGATGATTTTATTGTTAAAGAGGAAACCTATAGCGATGAAGATGACGAGCCAACAGAAGAACAACCTTCTCTGAGAAGATCAACTAGGGAAACAACACGTCCGAGTTACTTGGATGACTATGTTCTGTTCCTCGAAGAGCTTGAGACAGAACATATTCTTTTGCTTGTCAATGAGGAGCCATGGGATTGGAACGAAGCAAAAGTCGAGAGA GCGATAGGTTTAAAATGggttttcaaaatcaaacgGAATGCAGATGGAACCATAAAGAAGTATAAGGCAAGGCTCGTAGCTAAAGGCTACGTACAGCGTCACGGCATAGACTTTGAGGAAGTCTTTGCTCCTGTGGCAAGGATAGAAACGGTTCGAGTTATTATAGCGTTGGCAGCATCAAACGGGTGGGAAATACATCATCTAGATGTAAAAACCGCGTTTCTAGATGGAGATCTATTAGAAGAAGTATATGTCTCGCAGCTTGAGGGATTCAAGGTTAAAGGGAGTGAGAACAAGGTTTATAGGTTACACAAGGCTCTCTATGGACTCCGGCAAGCGCCAAGAGCCTGA
- the LOC125575344 gene encoding growth-regulating factor 7-like — MGCYYYYPFTNAQLKELERQAMIYKYMIASIPVPFDLLVSSSYAPPCNNKNAVGDLEPGRCRRTDGKKWRCSKEVVSNHKYCERHLHRGRPRSRKHVELPYSRPSNIGGGSEKNRVLSSIKDTTVVEPKEVSSALSNYRGIEIFPASASNEQENKYLNFIDVWSDGVRSSEKLSTPASSSPNGNPSLYSLDLSMGGNSLMGHDELGLRVIGPGRDDPHGYGPYGAVVSSSLDEMSRWLAPTSATPGGPLAEILRPNPSSAFSGEMEANSLTATPTPSSSPLLT; from the coding sequence ATGGGATGTTACTATTATTACCCTTTCACAAACGCGCAACTAAAGGAGCTCGAGAGACAAGCGATGATCTACAAGTACATGATCGCATCCATTCCCGTTCCTTTTGATCTCCTTGTCTCATCATCCTATGCACCTCCCTGTAATAATAAAAACGCTGTCGGAGACTTAGAGCCGGGGAGATGTCGGAGAACAGACGGGAAGAAATGGAGATGCTCGAAAGAAGTAGTCTCTAATCACAAATACTGTGAGAGACACTTGCACAGAGGCCGTCCTCGTTCAAGAAAGCATGTGGAACTTCCTTACTCTCGCCCTAGCAACATTGGTGGTGGTTCCGAGAAAAACAGAGTTCTTAGCTCTATAAAAGACACAACAGTCGTCGAGCCAAAGGAGGTTTCATCAGCCCTCTCAAACTACAGAGGAATCGAGATCTTTCCTGCATCGGCGTCAAACGAGCAAGAAAACAAGTATCTGAACTTTATAGATGTGTGGTCCGATGGAGTAAGATCATCTGAGAAACTGAGTACCCCTGCTTCTTCTTCCCCCAATGGCAATCCTTCTCTTTACTCGCTTGATCTCTCTATGGGAGGAAACAGCTTAATGGGCCACGATGAACTGGGCTTAAGGGTAATTGGGCCGGGCCGTGATGATCCTCACGGGTATGGTCCATATGGCGCTGTCGTGTCTTCTTCACTTGATGAGATGTCGAGATGGCTTGCTCCCACTTCCGCCACGCCCGGGGGACCATTAGCGGAGATACTGAGGCCGAACCCGAGTTCAGCGTTTTCTGGCGAAATGGAAGCGAATAGCTTGACGGCGACTCCTACTCCGAGCTCGTCGCCGTTGTTGACTTAG